A window of the Deinococcus gobiensis I-0 genome harbors these coding sequences:
- the rpsP gene encoding 30S ribosomal protein S16, translating to MVKIRLSRFGSAHNPHYRIVVTDSRRPRDGGYIENLGHYDPRKTSENYVKVNTERADYWLAQGAQPTATAKRVLKSQGVKFA from the coding sequence ATGGTCAAGATTCGCCTGTCCCGTTTCGGTTCCGCCCACAACCCCCACTACCGCATCGTCGTGACCGACTCGCGCCGTCCCCGTGACGGCGGCTACATCGAGAACCTCGGCCACTACGACCCCCGCAAGACGAGCGAGAACTACGTCAAGGTCAACACCGAGCGCGCCGACTACTGGCTCGCGCAGGGCGCCCAGCCCACGGCGACCGCCAAGCGCGTCCTGAAGTCGCAGGGCGTCAAGTTCGCCTGA
- a CDS encoding MogA/MoaB family molybdenum cofactor biosynthesis protein has product MSDPAAPPSTITPSTATPQHQAAGPSRVRAAVVTISDTRTPETDTSGQYLRAQLLAAGHEVTGHVIVRDDAVEIRSALVRLMQGCDLVITSGGTGIAGRDVTIPVIESLIVKPIPGFGELFRMLSYAQVGGAAMLSRALGGLSRGALLFALPGSLNAVQTAWEGLLRDQLGHLVFEVARQGQPGLGGAARPASLGRHANTGGAAGRQED; this is encoded by the coding sequence ATGAGTGACCCCGCCGCCCCGCCTTCGACCATCACCCCCTCGACGGCCACGCCGCAGCATCAGGCGGCCGGGCCGAGCCGGGTGCGGGCGGCGGTGGTGACCATCAGCGACACGCGCACGCCCGAGACCGATACCAGCGGCCAGTATCTGCGTGCGCAGCTGCTCGCGGCCGGGCACGAGGTCACCGGGCACGTCATCGTGCGCGACGACGCGGTCGAGATCCGCTCGGCGCTCGTGCGGCTCATGCAGGGCTGCGACCTCGTGATCACCAGCGGCGGCACGGGCATCGCCGGGCGCGACGTGACCATTCCCGTCATCGAATCGCTGATCGTCAAGCCGATTCCGGGCTTCGGCGAACTGTTCCGGATGCTCTCGTACGCGCAGGTGGGGGGCGCGGCCATGCTCTCGCGGGCGCTGGGGGGGCTGTCGCGCGGAGCGCTGCTGTTTGCCCTGCCGGGCAGCCTGAACGCCGTGCAGACGGCCTGGGAGGGGCTGCTGCGCGACCAGCTCGGGCATCTGGTCTTCGAGGTCGCCCGTCAGGGGCAGCCCGGCCTGGGGGGAGCCGCGCGCCCCGCCAGCCTGGGCCGCCACGCCAACACCGGCGGCGCTGCGGGCCGGCAGGAGGACTAG
- a CDS encoding 3-hydroxyacyl-CoA dehydrogenase family protein: MNFGVIGAGQMGGGIAQVAAQSGFTVVVHDQKQEFLDRGRAVIEKSLGKLHEKGKLSDTPETVLGRITFTTDLADFAACDLVVEAIVENEGIKAELFRRLGETVKPEGILASNTSSIPITALATASGRPERFIGMHFMNPVPLMALVEVIRGYRTSDETARFITETAEKMGKTPLACNDFPGFVSNRILMPMLNEAIQCVMEGVAEPEAIDGIMKLGMNHPMGPLTLADFIGLDTCLAIMEVLHQGLGDDKYRPSPLLRKMVQAGRLGRKSGQGFYTY; encoded by the coding sequence ATGAACTTCGGAGTCATCGGTGCAGGACAGATGGGCGGCGGCATCGCACAGGTCGCCGCGCAGAGCGGATTTACGGTCGTCGTGCACGACCAGAAGCAGGAATTTCTGGACCGGGGCCGCGCCGTCATCGAAAAGAGCCTGGGCAAGCTGCATGAAAAGGGCAAACTGAGCGACACGCCCGAAACGGTGCTGGGCCGCATCACCTTTACCACCGACCTCGCCGACTTCGCGGCCTGTGACCTTGTGGTCGAGGCCATCGTCGAAAACGAGGGCATCAAGGCCGAGCTGTTCCGGCGGTTGGGCGAGACCGTCAAGCCGGAAGGCATCCTGGCGAGCAACACCAGTTCTATTCCGATTACCGCGCTGGCGACGGCTTCGGGCCGCCCGGAACGCTTCATCGGAATGCACTTCATGAATCCTGTGCCCCTCATGGCGCTCGTGGAGGTCATCCGGGGCTACCGGACGAGCGACGAGACGGCCCGCTTCATCACCGAGACGGCCGAGAAGATGGGCAAGACACCGCTCGCGTGCAACGACTTTCCCGGCTTCGTCTCCAACCGCATCCTGATGCCGATGCTCAACGAGGCCATCCAGTGCGTGATGGAAGGCGTGGCCGAGCCCGAAGCCATCGACGGCATCATGAAACTGGGCATGAACCACCCGATGGGGCCGCTGACCCTGGCCGATTTCATCGGGCTGGACACCTGCCTCGCCATCATGGAAGTGCTGCACCAGGGCCTGGGCGACGACAAATACCGCCCTTCGCCCCTGCTGCGCAAGATGGTGCAGGCCGGGCGGCTGGGCCGCAAGAGCGGACAGGGCTTCTACACCTACTAG
- a CDS encoding YciI family protein, protein MTQNQTAPTLWIIESTYLKTGDELSAVTPRHRAWLDQHYVSGVFLTSGRKVDGTGGVLVARAESQAELEAIFAGDPFVQEGMSEYRYTAFTPVKRGRGIELDGVPLVE, encoded by the coding sequence ATGACGCAGAACCAGACCGCCCCGACCCTGTGGATCATCGAGAGCACCTACCTCAAGACCGGCGACGAACTGAGCGCCGTCACGCCCCGGCACCGCGCGTGGCTCGACCAGCACTACGTCTCGGGCGTGTTTCTGACCTCCGGGCGCAAGGTGGACGGCACGGGCGGCGTACTGGTGGCGCGCGCCGAAAGCCAGGCCGAACTGGAGGCCATCTTCGCGGGCGACCCGTTCGTGCAGGAGGGGATGTCGGAGTACCGCTACACGGCCTTCACGCCCGTCAAGCGCGGCAGGGGGATCGAGCTGGACGGCGTACCGCTGGTGGAGTGA
- a CDS encoding thiolase family protein, with the protein MQKAVIVAASRTPTGKFLGALESVAAVELGRLTLAETLRRSGLEAGLVEEVIMGQVVQAGCGQNPARQAALRAGLSPEVGALTINKVCGSGLKAVMLAAQSIRAGDQSAVLAGGMESMSNAPHLLPQARKGYRLGHAQVLDANTQDGLWCSINDEGMGLTGERVAEKYAIGRDEQDAYATESHRRAVEAQGAGRFTDEIVPVTVRGRRGDTVVDADEGPRSDTSPETLGRLKPAFKPGGSVTAGNAPGLNDGAASLLVMSEDAARAHGLTPLAEIVDYATGGLAPEWVMMTPVPATRKLLGKLGMTAADIDLWELNEAFSVQSLAVSRELGLDPARVNVNGGAVALGHPIGASGARILVTLLHALKQQGKELGVATLCMGGGNGLALAVRRVG; encoded by the coding sequence ATGCAAAAAGCAGTCATCGTGGCGGCGTCGCGCACGCCGACCGGCAAGTTCCTGGGGGCGCTGGAAAGCGTCGCGGCGGTCGAACTGGGCCGCCTGACCCTGGCCGAAACCCTGCGCCGCAGTGGCCTGGAAGCGGGCCTGGTCGAGGAAGTGATCATGGGGCAGGTCGTGCAGGCGGGCTGCGGCCAGAACCCGGCGCGGCAGGCGGCCCTGCGGGCGGGCCTGTCGCCCGAGGTCGGGGCGCTCACCATCAACAAGGTGTGCGGCTCGGGGCTCAAGGCGGTCATGCTGGCGGCGCAGAGTATCCGCGCGGGCGACCAGTCGGCGGTGCTGGCCGGCGGCATGGAGTCCATGAGCAACGCGCCCCACCTGCTGCCCCAGGCGCGCAAGGGCTACCGCCTGGGCCACGCACAGGTGCTCGACGCGAACACCCAGGACGGCCTGTGGTGTTCCATCAACGACGAGGGCATGGGCCTGACCGGCGAGCGCGTGGCCGAGAAATACGCCATCGGACGCGACGAGCAGGACGCCTACGCGACCGAGAGCCACCGCCGCGCGGTCGAGGCGCAGGGGGCCGGGCGCTTCACGGACGAGATCGTGCCCGTGACCGTCCGGGGGCGCAGGGGCGACACGGTGGTGGACGCCGACGAGGGGCCGCGCAGCGACACCAGCCCCGAGACGCTGGGCCGCCTCAAGCCGGCCTTCAAGCCAGGCGGCTCGGTCACGGCGGGCAACGCGCCGGGCCTGAACGACGGGGCCGCCTCGCTGCTCGTCATGAGTGAAGACGCCGCCAGGGCCCACGGCCTGACGCCGCTGGCCGAGATCGTGGACTACGCGACCGGCGGGCTGGCCCCCGAATGGGTGATGATGACGCCCGTGCCCGCCACCCGGAAACTGCTGGGCAAGCTGGGCATGACGGCCGCCGACATCGACCTGTGGGAGCTGAACGAGGCCTTCAGCGTGCAGAGCCTCGCCGTGAGCCGCGAACTGGGCCTGGACCCGGCGCGGGTGAACGTGAACGGCGGCGCGGTCGCCCTGGGCCACCCCATCGGTGCGAGTGGGGCGAGGATTCTGGTCACGCTGCTGCACGCCCTGAAACAGCAGGGCAAGGAACTGGGCGTCGCGACCCTGTGTATGGGCGGCGGCAACGGGCTGGCGCTGGCCGTGCGGCGGGTAGGCTAG
- a CDS encoding DUF456 domain-containing protein: MSLPFLVFLVAWLVGMAGTFVPALPATVIIFAGTVAATLLDGFQVWPDLPFLLTFGVITVLISLVDNVASAWGARRYGGSKQAIWGALIGGLVGIVLPFGLIVGPLAGALVAELFVVRKPLQEALRAAWGTLVGLLTGIAAKLVLHLMIGVYELWRLWDPSRSVFGAA, encoded by the coding sequence ATGTCACTTCCCTTTCTCGTGTTTCTGGTCGCCTGGCTCGTCGGGATGGCGGGGACCTTCGTGCCGGCGCTGCCCGCCACCGTCATCATCTTCGCGGGCACGGTCGCGGCCACGCTCCTGGACGGCTTTCAGGTGTGGCCCGATCTGCCCTTTCTGCTCACCTTCGGGGTCATCACGGTCCTGATCTCCCTGGTGGACAACGTCGCCTCGGCCTGGGGCGCACGCAGGTATGGCGGCAGCAAGCAGGCCATCTGGGGGGCGCTCATCGGCGGTCTCGTGGGCATCGTCCTTCCCTTCGGGCTGATCGTGGGGCCGCTGGCCGGGGCGCTCGTCGCCGAACTGTTCGTGGTCCGCAAGCCCCTGCAAGAAGCCCTGCGCGCCGCCTGGGGCACCCTGGTGGGCCTGCTGACCGGTATCGCGGCCAAGCTGGTGCTGCACCTGATGATCGGGGTCTACGAGCTGTGGCGGCTGTGGGACCCGTCGCGCAGCGTGTTCGGCGCCGCCTGA
- a CDS encoding DUF4388 domain-containing protein produces the protein MRGLLSDLPLLGLLELVHESRQTGVLSVGGEVPYTVTFSQGEVVAGGVLDWLGLEALHTCPLSPQRGDFEFESRSITGRPIQAYGPLLSEWARVSDEWERVCRTVGSPSRVFRGEVPLFAEGEGRSVRAAARRSGRPLIDVAAEVAQAVQAGRLEATDTYAWFALVLRPSPAHGKHPITAFLDGQRNLGDIARHSGLGVGEVRRYLLGAIRRGLRFSGSGWVMRDLVWEERSGDPLPASA, from the coding sequence ATGCGCGGCCTTCTCTCCGACCTTCCCCTGTTGGGCCTGCTGGAGCTGGTTCACGAATCCCGCCAGACCGGCGTGCTCAGCGTGGGCGGCGAAGTCCCCTACACCGTCACCTTCTCGCAGGGCGAGGTCGTGGCGGGCGGCGTCCTCGACTGGCTGGGCCTCGAGGCGCTGCATACCTGCCCCCTCTCACCGCAGCGCGGCGATTTCGAGTTCGAGTCGCGCTCCATCACCGGGCGGCCCATCCAGGCCTACGGGCCGCTGCTCAGCGAGTGGGCGCGGGTCAGCGACGAATGGGAACGGGTGTGCCGCACCGTGGGCAGCCCCAGCCGCGTCTTCCGGGGCGAAGTGCCGCTGTTCGCGGAGGGCGAGGGCCGCAGCGTGCGCGCCGCTGCCCGCCGCTCGGGCCGTCCCCTGATCGACGTGGCCGCCGAGGTCGCGCAGGCTGTGCAGGCCGGCCGCCTGGAGGCCACCGACACCTACGCGTGGTTCGCGCTGGTGCTGCGGCCCAGCCCCGCGCACGGCAAGCACCCCATCACCGCCTTTCTGGACGGCCAGCGCAACCTCGGGGACATCGCGCGCCACAGCGGCCTGGGGGTGGGCGAGGTGCGGCGCTACCTGCTGGGCGCCATCCGGCGCGGCCTGCGCTTCTCGGGAAGTGGCTGGGTCATGCGGGACCTCGTCTGGGAGGAGCGGTCCGGCGACCCGCTCCCCGCCTCGGCCTGA
- a CDS encoding NAD(P)H-hydrate dehydratase, with amino-acid sequence MEEAGRAVADTVHAAFPAGRVLLLAGSGANGGDAYVAARHLHALGRAVEVRGLNARHPLARTNRRRLLAAGVRTTPLAASPAGLAALRRALGGAAVVVDGLLGTGFTPPLRPALAGVVAAVNAAGRPVVAIDLPSGLDAEMAEVSGDPLRADHTVALCGWKTALLFGPAAHLAGQVRLDGLRLPPGWALAEATATRPADAEVAARLPVRAADAHKGTAGRVWIVGGHPGTVGAPALAGVGALRAGAGLVTVHSAAEVPLVMPELMVRRHADLAGALADTLPDARPDALALGMGLGPDAPALARLVLGWRIPTVLDADALQPELTGAGHDACVWTPHPGEAARLLGTRTPEITRDPLEAARALQARYGGVVVLKGGPSVVAHPGGVQVARPGHPGMASAGMGDTLSGVIAALLGQGLDAAGAALAGVSLHARAGQLAGAQHGYGLSATDVSVALGAAWLDLSSRR; translated from the coding sequence ATGGAGGAAGCGGGGCGCGCGGTGGCCGACACCGTCCACGCCGCCTTCCCTGCCGGCCGCGTCCTGCTGCTGGCGGGCAGCGGGGCCAACGGCGGCGACGCCTACGTGGCCGCCCGGCACCTGCACGCCCTGGGCCGGGCGGTGGAAGTCCGCGGCCTGAATGCCCGGCATCCGCTGGCCCGCACCAACCGCCGACGCCTCCTCGCCGCCGGGGTCCGGACCACGCCGCTGGCGGCCTCGCCGGCCGGGCTCGCGGCGCTGCGCCGGGCGCTCGGCGGGGCGGCGGTGGTCGTGGACGGGCTGCTGGGCACCGGCTTCACGCCCCCGCTGCGTCCCGCGCTGGCCGGGGTGGTGGCGGCCGTGAACGCCGCCGGGCGGCCCGTGGTCGCCATCGACCTCCCCTCGGGCCTGGACGCCGAGATGGCCGAAGTGAGCGGTGACCCGCTGCGCGCCGACCACACCGTCGCCCTGTGCGGCTGGAAGACGGCCCTGCTGTTCGGCCCGGCGGCGCACCTGGCCGGACAGGTCCGGCTCGACGGCCTGCGCCTGCCCCCCGGCTGGGCACTGGCGGAGGCTACGGCCACCCGCCCCGCCGACGCCGAGGTCGCCGCGCGGCTGCCGGTGCGCGCCGCCGACGCCCACAAGGGCACGGCCGGGCGGGTCTGGATCGTGGGGGGCCACCCCGGCACGGTCGGCGCGCCGGCCCTGGCGGGCGTGGGGGCGCTGCGGGCGGGGGCGGGGCTGGTCACGGTCCACAGCGCGGCCGAGGTGCCGCTGGTCATGCCCGAACTGATGGTGCGCCGCCACGCCGACCTCGCCGGAGCGCTGGCCGACACTCTCCCGGACGCCCGGCCCGACGCCCTCGCGCTGGGTATGGGGCTGGGGCCGGACGCCCCGGCGCTGGCGCGGCTGGTCCTGGGCTGGCGCATTCCCACCGTGCTCGACGCCGACGCCCTCCAGCCCGAGCTGACCGGAGCGGGCCACGACGCCTGCGTGTGGACCCCGCATCCCGGCGAGGCGGCGCGGTTGCTGGGCACCCGGACCCCCGAGATCACCCGCGACCCTCTCGAGGCGGCGCGGGCGTTGCAGGCGCGGTACGGCGGCGTGGTGGTCCTCAAGGGGGGGCCGAGCGTGGTGGCCCACCCGGGCGGCGTGCAGGTCGCGCGTCCCGGCCATCCCGGCATGGCGAGCGCGGGCATGGGCGATACCCTTTCGGGCGTGATCGCGGCGCTGCTGGGTCAGGGGCTGGACGCGGCCGGGGCGGCGCTCGCCGGGGTTTCGCTGCATGCCCGGGCAGGGCAGCTCGCCGGAGCGCAGCACGGTTACGGCCTGAGCGCCACCGACGTGAGCGTGGCGCTGGGCGCGGCCTGGCTGGACCTGAGTTCCCGCCGCTGA
- a CDS encoding tetratricopeptide repeat protein produces the protein MSDPARQGSVLDLERPDPETGPGTPTPGAPAGPTPTQPDWKPFARNGEWRRAQAAATLSFAPPSLIAALTSLSAFQEDVRARRYPAARRALEAYAVGLQDTQAETQGEAALLRTLAEPEMLRRALGALDQGAAERDPAGLQACLAPAEAHPLTRAEALNALGVLHALRTEAGAARGRFEEALAHDPGHYRARMNLGNLALEAGDPQQAEAEYREVLKLAPDYDGAHHNLGVALRRQGKVYESVGSIRKAQRLGVRRSQQEGREELREQFKNSPKLRLVRVAVIAVVVVIAALLLFSRGG, from the coding sequence ATGAGCGATCCCGCCCGTCAGGGTTCCGTGCTGGACCTGGAACGGCCTGATCCGGAGACGGGGCCGGGCACGCCGACCCCCGGCGCTCCGGCCGGCCCCACCCCGACCCAGCCCGACTGGAAGCCTTTTGCCCGCAACGGGGAGTGGCGCCGCGCGCAGGCCGCCGCCACCCTGAGTTTCGCCCCGCCGTCGCTGATCGCCGCCCTGACCTCCCTGAGCGCCTTTCAGGAGGACGTGCGCGCGCGGCGCTACCCGGCCGCCCGGCGGGCGCTGGAGGCCTATGCGGTCGGCCTGCAGGACACCCAGGCCGAGACTCAGGGCGAAGCCGCGCTGCTCCGGACGCTGGCCGAACCCGAGATGCTGCGCCGCGCGCTGGGGGCGCTGGACCAGGGCGCGGCCGAACGCGACCCCGCCGGCCTCCAGGCCTGTCTCGCCCCGGCCGAGGCGCACCCGCTGACCCGCGCCGAGGCCCTGAACGCGCTGGGGGTGCTGCACGCCCTGCGCACCGAAGCGGGGGCAGCAAGGGGCCGCTTCGAGGAGGCGCTGGCCCACGACCCCGGCCACTACCGCGCGCGCATGAACCTGGGCAACCTCGCGCTGGAGGCCGGCGACCCCCAGCAGGCCGAGGCCGAGTACCGCGAGGTCCTCAAGCTCGCGCCCGACTACGACGGCGCGCACCACAACCTCGGGGTGGCGCTGCGGCGGCAGGGCAAGGTCTACGAGTCGGTGGGGTCCATCCGCAAGGCGCAGCGCCTGGGGGTACGCCGCAGCCAGCAGGAGGGCCGCGAGGAACTGCGCGAACAGTTCAAGAACAGCCCGAAACTGCGCCTGGTGCGCGTGGCCGTGATCGCGGTCGTGGTCGTGATCGCCGCGCTGCTGCTCTTCAGCCGCGGAGGATAA
- the rsmA gene encoding 16S rRNA (adenine(1518)-N(6)/adenine(1519)-N(6))-dimethyltransferase RsmA, whose product MTDPDPTLAAAADLPPATAPLYSPARVRELLDRHGLRPTKSLGQNFLIDGNILRAIAAAGGAAPGVNVLEVGPGLGVLTREIASRGAQVTALEKDERLRPVLAETLGDTDVRVVWGDALDFDYAALPAGTRVIANLPYYITGALLSRFMAAPGIVSATVLVQKEVAHRLAARPGGDNYGFLSALAALYGTVTLVRDVPKGAFLPAPDVTSSVVRLDFDRERPQPDPALIAFVDAALHHRRKTLRNNLRLVGHAGEAIDAALETAGLRPDVRAEDVSLADLEGVARQLNVIR is encoded by the coding sequence CTGACCGACCCCGACCCGACCCTGGCCGCCGCAGCCGACCTGCCGCCGGCCACCGCGCCGCTGTACTCGCCCGCGCGGGTACGCGAACTGCTCGACCGCCACGGCCTGCGCCCGACCAAGAGTCTGGGCCAGAATTTCCTGATCGACGGCAACATCCTGCGCGCCATCGCGGCGGCGGGGGGAGCGGCGCCCGGCGTGAACGTGCTGGAGGTCGGCCCCGGCCTGGGCGTCCTGACCCGCGAGATCGCCTCGCGCGGCGCGCAGGTCACGGCGCTGGAAAAAGACGAGCGGCTGCGGCCCGTGCTGGCCGAGACCCTCGGGGATACGGACGTGAGGGTCGTGTGGGGCGACGCGCTGGATTTCGACTACGCCGCGTTGCCGGCGGGTACCCGCGTCATTGCCAATCTGCCCTACTACATCACGGGGGCGCTGCTCTCGCGCTTCATGGCCGCGCCGGGCATCGTGAGCGCGACGGTGCTCGTGCAAAAAGAGGTGGCCCACCGCCTCGCCGCGCGCCCGGGGGGCGACAACTACGGCTTCCTGAGCGCGCTGGCCGCCCTGTACGGCACGGTGACGCTGGTGCGCGACGTGCCCAAGGGGGCCTTCTTGCCCGCGCCCGACGTGACGAGCAGCGTCGTGCGGCTGGATTTCGACCGCGAGCGCCCGCAGCCCGATCCCGCCCTGATCGCCTTCGTGGACGCCGCGCTGCACCACCGCCGCAAGACGCTGCGCAACAACCTGCGGCTCGTGGGCCATGCGGGCGAGGCCATCGACGCCGCGCTGGAGACGGCCGGGCTGCGGCCCGACGTACGCGCCGAGGACGTGTCCCTGGCCGATCTGGAAGGTGTCGCCCGGCAGCTGAACGTGATACGGTAA
- a CDS encoding carbohydrate kinase family protein, with protein sequence MKFYVIGDVTVDHLYYLDALPEPGAEVVPRRASMQPGGAGGTISVTLARLGHTVTLAARVGDDPFAEYALAQVRESGVSESAIQRDPDVLTSTITVLQTPGGERAMISDGATNRLLDPAKLKKRDIETTDALIVSGYSLTEGPQREYALKAIEIAKAAKKKVPVFIDLGTGAVNKVGTKLVQDVVAADYLTLNQHELLALTGTGSLSAALAQLGGAGARQVAVKVGKMGSVVWSPEETELVDSVIPEKPVVDSTGAGDTFTAAFAHAVLNGAPLSKAARAANAAGALAATTVGAQSREITAADLERALGR encoded by the coding sequence GTGAAGTTTTACGTCATTGGCGACGTGACCGTTGATCATCTGTACTACCTCGACGCCCTGCCCGAACCCGGCGCGGAAGTCGTCCCCCGCCGCGCCAGCATGCAGCCGGGCGGGGCGGGCGGCACCATCAGCGTGACGCTGGCCCGCCTGGGCCACACCGTGACGCTGGCCGCGCGTGTGGGCGACGATCCTTTCGCCGAATACGCGCTGGCCCAGGTGCGCGAGAGCGGCGTCTCGGAAAGCGCCATCCAGCGCGATCCCGACGTGCTCACGAGCACCATCACCGTCCTCCAGACCCCCGGCGGCGAACGCGCCATGATCAGCGACGGGGCCACCAACCGTCTGCTGGACCCCGCCAAGCTGAAGAAGCGCGACATCGAGACCACCGACGCCCTGATCGTCAGCGGCTACAGCCTGACCGAAGGTCCGCAGCGCGAGTACGCCCTGAAGGCCATCGAGATCGCCAAAGCGGCCAAGAAGAAGGTGCCGGTGTTCATCGACCTCGGCACGGGCGCGGTGAACAAGGTGGGGACCAAGCTCGTGCAGGACGTGGTCGCTGCCGATTACCTCACCCTGAACCAGCACGAACTGCTCGCCCTGACCGGCACCGGCAGCCTCAGCGCGGCGCTCGCGCAGCTCGGCGGCGCGGGGGCCCGGCAGGTCGCCGTGAAGGTCGGCAAGATGGGCAGCGTCGTGTGGTCGCCCGAGGAAACCGAACTGGTGGACTCGGTGATTCCCGAGAAGCCGGTCGTGGACAGCACCGGGGCGGGAGACACCTTCACGGCGGCCTTCGCGCACGCGGTGCTGAACGGCGCGCCGCTCTCGAAGGCCGCCCGCGCGGCGAACGCGGCGGGCGCGCTGGCCGCCACGACCGTCGGCGCGCAGAGCCGCGAGATCACGGCCGCCGACCTGGAACGGGCGCTCGGCCGCTGA
- a CDS encoding gamma-glutamyltransferase family protein, with the protein MVATGQPLAAQAGLSVLEAGGNAVDAAIATAAALTVVEPTSNGIGGDLFALVWAGGELHGLNASGAAPAALSLDALQERHGGEMPRHGWTPVTVPGAVRGWADLHGRLGRLDFAQVLAPAIRLAREGYPLSPVLAAGWARAIRIYGSLGLPVMEEWFRVFAPDGFTPRPGALWRSEAHARTLEAIAASGGASFYTGDLAAQIDSHARATGGLLRAADLAAHASEWVTPIWAEYGGHRVYEIPPNGQGIAALVALNVLDAGELPPLRDDPAGLHLQIEAMKRGFHDAHRYVGDPRHAPVDVERLLSRANAEAHRAHLGAEAHDPATAAPSTGGTVYLATADGEGGMVSLIQSNYMGFGSGVVVPGTGVALHNRGHNFSLEAGHPNALAPGRRPYHTIIPGFLGRADGTPVGPFGVMGGFMQPQGHLQVVLNTVHYGMNPQQALDAPRWQWLAGRRVEVEPGLGAPVARALAARGHEVSVQLDAGSFGRGQMIRRDPETGVLEGGTESRTDGHIAVW; encoded by the coding sequence ATGGTGGCGACCGGACAACCCCTCGCGGCGCAGGCGGGCCTGAGCGTGCTGGAGGCGGGCGGCAACGCCGTGGACGCCGCGATTGCCACGGCGGCGGCCCTGACGGTTGTCGAGCCGACGAGCAACGGCATCGGCGGCGACCTGTTCGCCCTCGTGTGGGCGGGCGGCGAACTGCACGGCCTGAACGCCAGCGGCGCGGCCCCGGCGGCCCTGAGCCTGGACGCCTTGCAGGAGCGCCACGGCGGCGAGATGCCCCGCCACGGCTGGACCCCGGTGACGGTGCCGGGCGCGGTGCGCGGCTGGGCCGACCTGCACGGGCGGCTCGGGCGGCTGGACTTCGCTCAGGTGCTGGCCCCGGCCATCCGCCTCGCGCGGGAGGGCTACCCGCTCTCGCCGGTGCTGGCGGCGGGCTGGGCGCGGGCCATCCGCATCTACGGTTCGCTCGGGCTGCCGGTCATGGAGGAGTGGTTCCGGGTGTTCGCCCCGGACGGCTTCACGCCCCGCCCCGGCGCGCTGTGGCGCAGCGAGGCCCACGCCCGCACCCTGGAGGCCATCGCGGCGAGCGGGGGAGCGTCGTTCTATACCGGCGACCTCGCCGCGCAGATCGACAGCCACGCGCGGGCGACCGGCGGGCTGCTGCGCGCCGCCGACCTCGCTGCCCACGCCTCGGAGTGGGTCACGCCGATCTGGGCCGAGTACGGTGGCCACCGCGTCTACGAGATTCCGCCGAACGGGCAGGGCATCGCCGCGCTGGTGGCCCTGAACGTGCTGGACGCGGGCGAGCTGCCGCCCCTGCGCGACGACCCGGCTGGGCTGCACCTCCAGATCGAGGCGATGAAGCGCGGCTTTCACGACGCGCACCGTTACGTGGGCGACCCCCGCCACGCCCCAGTGGACGTGGAAAGGCTGCTGTCGCGCGCCAACGCCGAGGCCCACCGCGCGCACCTGGGCGCCGAGGCCCACGACCCCGCCACGGCCGCGCCGAGCACCGGGGGCACCGTGTACTTGGCGACCGCCGACGGCGAGGGCGGCATGGTCAGCCTGATCCAGAGCAACTACATGGGCTTCGGCAGCGGCGTGGTCGTGCCGGGGACGGGCGTCGCGCTGCACAACCGGGGCCACAACTTCAGCCTGGAAGCCGGGCACCCCAACGCCCTGGCGCCGGGTCGGCGGCCCTACCACACCATCATCCCCGGCTTTCTGGGCCGCGCCGACGGCACGCCGGTCGGGCCCTTCGGGGTCATGGGGGGCTTCATGCAGCCGCAGGGGCACCTTCAGGTCGTCCTGAATACGGTGCACTACGGCATGAACCCGCAGCAGGCCCTCGACGCCCCGCGCTGGCAGTGGCTCGCGGGCCGCCGCGTGGAGGTCGAGCCGGGCCTGGGCGCGCCGGTCGCCCGCGCCCTCGCCGCCCGGGGGCACGAGGTCAGCGTGCAACTCGACGCGGGCAGCTTCGGCCGGGGCCAGATGATCCGCCGCGACCCCGAGACGGGCGTGCTGGAGGGCGGCACCGAGAGCCGCACCGACGGGCATATCGCGGTGTGGTGA